One genomic region from Caloenas nicobarica isolate bCalNic1 chromosome 22, bCalNic1.hap1, whole genome shotgun sequence encodes:
- the FHAD1 gene encoding forkhead-associated domain-containing protein 1, giving the protein MRAFLKSSEGCFPLKPHTTTIGRHEGSDIVLQSAGVADHQAALRFTAWDNGFVLQDFNSPHGTFVNGCQVQNAAVRVSPGDILRFGAGGASFELVVDGAAQVSYLPVKRRMAWTGQLQLVAEPKPPTPASPPHLPSLRGPHPPGPPGKPAPGAAGHVPHPPLRKRPLSARARSVATTVPPDAFSGTPVARPASTNISGNGASGVGGAASQGTHDTDVLLQEKGDRLVRSEEEIGHLSSLETESKQKDSMIRDLQDEIAAMAKTLAQVAARNEVELSQKLLTFDRELGAKTEEIKALREQISNLQKGSSQVFSHSLYERDLEIGRLRKEGEKLKRDHALAAGLVTSLQREIAGKEQKIQQLKGDVEKMKKESREKDHQLAVVSAKCSRIKEEMKHELGEREVIIACRNRIGELERDLGRLQEEIQKCCTEQESTRNQLAQKAKAEEELKETCARQVLQLREMGRRERLLRAELGQRKEQLESFKTRVMRACSPAAAGNTGKAVTEQQVIEKVGEICKVNQQSREREKGLQEELSSRLSKEKEVSANLELFKKSVCELQECLRSSCSSNSLRGQLGRLEVTILDPSVSAIGAAVVEMASVLLSWLEDTEQLLASAGMDPHASSKGLLAALRELLEDYREATQRKRLLQAQLEKVQESQAALLQEHVKELEAKHEQDLQIKINQTILEKDKENKEILESTIAKEKDKCKQSLEEEQKKTRDLESQLRSVTEVMEKKAKEQEVSDCKLREAARNLEEAATREITLQQQVLVRDEQLKTVQEENEFQRRKLEEEILEYREQIKQHSLTIVALEERLVETKQQKTTLEEENRALVEKLEGFQGDAHQSTSGTCLEASPAAEVPGCVKFREELAAAQSILLSKEAVIAGLTRELVETRARMSDMRGELSEEQKVELERNVSQVKRQERELNLLREKLSQMSSLLEKKDGALKAAAEELRRAQADCQALRDAARETAKKPDDAPGMPVQAGEASERCWQWEELKGGCRSRWRDCRGIVQPVPQRWQPACPRGRLAAWGPSGDSQPDDEREEPALDLANLGAKCQGLRHEETIQRQKEGLSELRERIKMLEKMQPSAVTNKVSEPLVVLMKDLPEEIVRKTGLEKEPAAVPGAKLKISKVPGSGLNGATDGAASSEMADETDLGEKMYLDVLGALGRLLKMEELSGMQSLKHLPREGRQKAGLQRRKDLALLYDKIRHLKSCLERKEEMLKDYEANVEQLRLNQASLQRCREEMSKLDAEVYKEAEEKALLREALERTQLQLSQEKRLLRAAKLQKPGAKKPFCSGKPKAKERAAGAFKTGST; this is encoded by the exons ATGCGAGCCTTTCTAAAGAGTTCGGAGGGATGTTTTCCGCTGAAACCGCACACGACGACGATAGGCAGACACGAAGGGTCCGACATCGTCCTGCAG TCCGCAGGTGTAGCCGATCATCAGGCAGCCCTCAGATTCACCGCCTGGGACAACGGCTTTGTCCTGCAGGACTTCAACTCCCCCCACGGCACCTTCGTCAATGGCTGCCAGGTCCAAAACGCGGCCGTGAGAGTGAGTCCGGGGGATATCCTGCGCTTCGGAGCCGGGGGAGCATCCTTCGAGCTGGTGGTGGACGGGGCTGCCCAG GTGTCCTATCTGCCCGTGAAACGCCGCATGGCGTGGACCGGGCAGCTCCAGTTGGTTGCAGAGCCCAAGCCCCCGACTCCGGcatctcctccccacctcccctcgCTGCGGGGGCCGCATCCCCCCGGCCCTCCGGGCAAGCCGGCTCCCGGAGCAGCTGGCCACGTGCCACATCCACCGCTGCGGAAGCGACCGCTCAGTGCCCGGGCTAGGAGCGTGGCCACCACCGTCCCACCGGACGCTTTCAGCGGGACCCCCGTGGCGAGACCAG ctTCGACGAACATCTCAGGCAACGGTGCGAGTGGTGTGGGGGGAGCCGCTTCCCAAGGAACTCACGACACGGATGTCCTCCTGCAGGAGAAG GGTGACAGGCTTGTGCGATCGGAGGAGGAAATCGGTCACCTATCCAGTTTGGAAACAGAATCAAAGCAGAAAGACTCCATGATAAGGGATCTGCAGGATGAGATCGCGGCGATGGCGAAGACTTTGGCTCAGGTGGCGGCGAGGAACGAGGTGGAACTGAGCCAGAAGCTGCTCACCTTCGACCGAGAGCTGGGAGCCAAAACGGAGGAGATCAAAGCCCTGAGGGAACAG ATCAGCAACCTGCAGAAAGGCTCGAGCCAGGTTTTCAGCCATTCCCTCTACGAAAGAGACCTGGAGATCGGAAGGCTGCGGAAAGAAGGCGAGAAGCTGAAGAGGGACCACGCTTTGGCTGCAG GTCTAGTGACCAGCCTGCAACGAGAGATCGCCGGGAAGGAGCAGAAAATCCAGCAGCTCAAGGGTGACGttgagaaaatgaagaaggaaagcaGGGAAAAGGACCATCAGCTTGCGGTTGTTTCTGCCAAG TGCTCTAGAATTAAAGAGGAAATGAAACACGAACTTGGAGAGCGAGAAGTAATAATTGCATGCCGAAAT CGCATCGGGGAGCTGGAACGTGacctggggaggctgcaggaggAAATCCAGAAGTGTTGCACTGAGCAGGAGAGCACCCGAAACCAGCTGGCCCAGAAAGCCAAG GCTGAGGAGGAGCTGAAGGAAACGTGCGCCAGGCAAGTGCTGCAGCTGCGGGAGATGGGGCGCAGGGAGCGGCTGCTGCGAGCGGAGCTGGGGCAGCGCAAGGAGCAG CTGGAGTCCTTCAAAACCCGAGTGATGCGAGCctgttctccagcagcagcaggcaacACGGGGAAAGCCGTAACAGAGCAGCAG GTGATAGAGAAGGTCGGGGAGATCTGCAAAGTAAACCAACAAAGTCGTGAGAGGGAGAAGGGTCTGCAGGAGGAATTAAGCTCCAGGCTCTCAAAGGAAAAGGAGGTGTCTGCAAATCTGGAGTTGTTCAAGAAATCCGTGTGTGAGCTCCAG gAGTGCCTGaggagctcctgcagcagcaacagcctgcgagggcagctggggaggcTGGAGGTGACAATCCTGGACCCCTCCGTCTCGGCCATTGGAGCGGCGGTGGTGGAGATGGCATCTGTCCTCCTGTCCTGGCTGGAGgacacagagcagctcctggccagCGCAGGGATGGACCCACACGCCTCCAGCAAAG GGCTCTTGGCTGCTCTCAGGGAATTGTTGGAGGATTATCGGGAAGCCACACAGAGGAAGAGGCTATTACAG GCTCAATTAGAGAAGGTCCAGGAGTCACAGGCGGCTTTGCTGCAGGAGCACGTGAAGGAGCTGGAAGCGAAACACGAGCAAGAcctacagataaaaataaatcaaaccatattggaaaaggacaaggagaACAAAGAG ATTCTGGAGAGCACCATCGCCAAGGAGAAGGACAAGTGCAAGCAATCCctggaggaagaacagaagaagaCGCGAGACCTGGAGAGCCAGCTGCGAAGCGTGACCGAG GTAATGGAAaagaaggcaaaggagcaggaGGTTTCAGACTGCAAACTGAGAGAAGCTGCGCGCAACCTGGAGGAAGCTGCAACGCGAGAG ATAACATTACAGCAACAGGTTCTCGTGCGAGACGAGCAGCTCAAGACCGTTCAGGAGGAGAATGAGTTTCAGAGGCGGAAACTGGAGGAAGAAATACTGGAATATAGAGAGCAAATCAAGCAGCATTCCCTGACAATTGTGGCTTTAGAGGAAAGGTTGGTGGAGACCAAGCAGCAGAAGACGACactggaggaggaaaacagagcaCTTGTGGAAAAATTAGAAG GATTTCAGGGCGATGCTCACCAGTCGACTTCAGGAACTTGTCTGGAGGCTTCTCCTGCCGCAGAGGTGCCCGGTTGTGT GAAATTCAgggaggagctggcagcggcACAGAGCATCCTCCTGTCCAAGGAGGCCGTCATCGCCGGACTCAccagggagctggtggaaaCCAGGGCCAGGATGTCGGACATGAGAG GGGAGCTGAGCGAGGAGCAGAAGGTGGAACTGGAGCGGAACGTGAGCCAGGTGAAACGCCAAGAGCGGGAACTGAACCTGCTCAGAGAGAAGCTCTCCCAGATGTCCAGCCTGCTGGAGAAGAAGGATGGAGccctgaaagcagcagctgaagagtTAAG GCGAGCCCAAGCCGACTGCCAGGCGCTGAGGGATGCCGCTCGAGAAACGGCCAAAAAGCCGGACGATGCTCCTGGGATGCCCGTGCAGGCGGGTGAAGCCTCCGAGAGG TGCTGGCAATGGGAAGAACTCAAAGGTGGGTGCCGCAGCAGATGGAGGGACTGTAGAGGGATCGTACAGCCCGTTCCGCAGCGGTGGCAGCCAGCCTGCCCGCGAGGAAGGCTGGCTGCGTGGGGGCCGAGCGGTGACTCACAGCCAGATGACGAGCGGGAG GAGCCGGCGTTGGACTTGGCCAACCTCGGTGCGAAATGCCAAGGCCTCAGGCACGAGGAAACAATCCAGCGCCAAAAAGAAGGTTTGAGTGAGCTCCGGGAGAGAATAaagatgctggagaagatgCAGCCCTCGG CTGTCACGAACAAGGTTTCAGAGCCACTGGTGGTCCTGATGAAAGACCTACCAGAGGAAATAGTCCGGAAAACAGGTCTTGAGAAGGAACCTGCAGCCGTGCCAGGAGCGAAGCTAAAAATCAGCAAG GTTCCTGGCTCTGGTCTGAACGGGGCCACCGATGGGGCAGCGAGCTCGGAGATGGCAGATGAGACGGACCTCGGTGAGAAGATG TACCTGGATGTTCTTGGTGCTCTGGGCAGGCTGCTGAAGATGGAGGAGCTGTCGGGAATGCAGTCCCTGAAGCATCTTCCTCGGGAGGGGAGGCAGAAAGCGGGACTGCAGAGACGGAAGGACCTGGCATTGCTGTATGATAAGATCAGGCACCTCAAGAGCTgcctggagagaaaagaagaaatgctgaaagaTTACGAGGCCAACGTGGAGCAGCTCAG GTTGAACCAAGCGTCTCTGCAGAGGTGCCGGGAGGAGATGTCCAAGCTGGACGCTGAGGTCTACAAggaggcagaagagaaggctctgctGAGAGAGGCCCTGGAGAGGACACAGCTCCAGCTGAGCCAGGAGAAGCGGCTGCTGCGAGCGGCCAAGCTGCAGAAG CCTGGAGCCAAGAAGCCCTTCTGCTCGGGAAAGCCGAAGGCCAAAGAGCGCGCAGCAGGAGCCTTCAAGACGGGCAGCACGTAG
- the TMEM51 gene encoding transmembrane protein 51, which translates to MAQSRTNGSHYALTAIGLGMLVLGIIMAVWNLVPGFGPADKPPSHAGNSSKPDRGTGGILKSKTFSVAYVLVGAGILLLLLSICLNIRDKKRQSEDIVHVQHQASVEPSQQEDSQEEDEDVSSQYYVPSYEEVMNSGYSEPRDSDRNPRLSVSLPSYESLTGLDESTQTPAAAGTEPGTERHPSRHNSRLSKRLKPLKVRRIKSEKLHLKDIRLNLAEGNSSVPVTIEPLTPPPKYEEIQEKAPESRQMT; encoded by the exons ATGGCCCAGTCCCGCACCAACGGCTCGCACTACGCCCTGACGGCCATCGGGCTGGGGATGCTCGTCCTCGGCATCATCATGGCCGTCTGGAACCTCGTCCCCGGCTTCGGCCCCGCCGACAAGCCCCCCAGCCACGCCGGGAACAGCAGCAAGCCCGACCGCGGCACCGGGGGCATTTTGAAGAGCAAGACCTTCTCGGTGGCGTACGTGTTGGTGGGAGCGGGgatactgctgctgctgctctccatctGCTTGAATATCCGCGACAAGAAGAGGCAAAGCGAAGACATCGTTCACGTGCAGCACCAAGCGTCTGTAGAGCCCTCGCAGCAGGAGGACAG tcaagaagaggatgaagacgTGTCTTCCCAGTACTACGTCCCCAGCTACGAGGAGGTGATGAATTCGGGCTACTCCGAGCCCAGAGACTCGGACAGGAACCCCCGGCTCAGCGTCTCCCTCCCCTCCTACGAGTCGCTGACGGGGCTGGACGAGAGCACCCAAACACCGGCCGCCGCCGGCACGGAGCCCGGCACGGAACGGCACCCCAGCCGGCACAACTCGCGCCTCAGCAAACGCCTGAAGCCGCTCAAGGTCCGGAGGATCAAGTCGGAGAAGCTGCACCTGAAGGACATCAGGTTGAACCTGGCCGAAGGGAACAGCAGCGTCCCCGTCACGATAGAGCCGCTCACCCCTCCGCCCAAGTACGAGGAGATCCAGGAGAAAGCGCCAGAGAGCCGGcaaatgacttaa
- the EFHD2 gene encoding EF-hand domain-containing protein D2, whose protein sequence is MAAAAEEPAGRRGRAPEPGPGPGSPLGRVGNEGSPGGGGRRVFSPAGEFREFSRRQLRDMERLFRQYDAGKDGFIDLMELKLMMEKLGAPQTHLGLKNMIKEVDEDLDSKLSFREFLLIFRKAAAGELQEDSGLHALARLSEIDVSTEGVKGAKNFFEAKVQAIHDASRFEEEIKAEQEEKKKQAEELKQRKAAFKELQSTFKQ, encoded by the exons atggcggcggcggcggaggagccggcggggcggcggggccgggcacCGGAGCCGGGACCGGGGCCGGGCAGCCCGCTGGGGCGGGTGGGGAACGAAGGGTCGCCCGGAGGTGGCGGCCGCCGCGTCTTTAGCCCCGCCGGGGAGTTCCGCGAGTTCTCCCGGCGGCAGCTCCGCGACATGGAGCGGCTCTTCCGACA GTATGACGCAGGCAAGGATGGCTTCATTGACCTGATGGAGCTGAAGCTGATGATGGAGAAGCTGGGGGCACCACAGACACACCTGGGCCTGAAGAACATGATCAAGGAAGTGGATGAAGACCTGGACAGCAAGCTCAGCTTTCGCGAG TTCTTGCTGATTTTCCGcaaggcggcggcgggggagctgcaggaggacagcGGGCTGCACGCCCTGGCCCGGCTCTCCGAGATCGACGTCTCCACAGAGGGAGTGAAAGGTGCCAAGAACTTCTTTGAGGCCAAG GTACAAGCCATCCACGATGCCAGCCGCTTCGAGGAGGAGATCAAGgcggagcaggaggagaagaagaagcagGCGGAGGagctgaagcagaggaaggcGGCGTTCAAGGAGCTGCAATCCACCTTCAAGCAGTGA